Genomic window (Pseudovibrio brasiliensis):
CATGAAAGAGAGGATCTTGTTCACCCCGCCCTCATCTAGACGAGGCGTCACATCCACGAGGATCACACCAGCAAGAGCACCGGGGCGCAGCGCCCCTTCCGCCAGAATAGATGCAAGACCACCCAGCGAGGCACCGATCGCAATTGGCTTGATACCGGTTTCCTCATGGATCTGCGTCGCCGCAGCAGCAACATCAGCACCGAAGTCGGAGAAGAAGTACTTCTCTCCATCCACCCATGCACTGTCACCATGGCCACGCATATCAAGACAAAACGCCTGCATTCCTGCATTGGCGATCATCTCTGCAGTCTTGCCCCACGAATGTCTCGTCTGCCCGCCGCCATGCATCATCATCACGGTCTGGCCTTCTGTGCCATACCGGTCAGCGACAATACGGTTGCCATCAGCTCCGATAAATTCGTGGGTACCTCTATTCATGAAAACTGCTCCAAAAATTCTAACGTGCCTTTTTTGAAAATCTTGTCGCCAACAGCCGTCATGTGGTCCCGGTTGGTGATTTCCAGATAGCTGGCATTCGGCATCAGATCAGCAAGCGCTTTGGGATCACCGGCCACATCATCATTGGTGCCGACAGCCACCAGTGTAGGCGCCATAATGGTCGATACCATGTCCTCGGAAATCGGTTTGCGGGCAGACTGCATGCAAGCAGCCAACGCACGTCTGTCAGACTTGGTCTGCTCAGCAAACGCCCTGAAGGCACGACCCGTCCGGTCTTTCACATCAGAGATTTTGTCAGCCAGCAGGCCTTCTATAATTGGCTCAGGATTCCCGACGCCGGAAATCAGGCCATATCCCATACCGCCAAGAGTCAGAGAACGCACACGATCAGGCGCCTGCAAAGCGCAAAACGCTGAGATGCGGGTTCCCATGGAATAACCAAGCAGATCTGCTTTATCGATATAAAGATGATCAAGCAGCTTCAGCGCATCCTCTGCCATGACAGGCGCGCCGTAATCTTCGCCATTGTAGTACTTGTAGCTCTCGCCGTGACCGCGGTTATCAATCGCAATTACACGGCGCCCATCCTTCACGAGCAAGTCGACCCAACCAGGGTACACCCAGTTGACGAACTTGTTGGAGGCGAATCCGTGGATCAGCAGGATTGGGTCGCCCTCTCCTTCATCAAGATAAGCGATAGGACGATCATTATTGTTGAATATTGGCATATTACCTAACGTTTACGTAAAGGAAAACTATGGGATCAAGGGAGGGTAAATGTAAGTATCAAGAAAGAAAAGGCCAAAGACCTATCAATTTGGATTAGTCCCTTAACTATACACACAGAACGAAACAGAACCGTTTTCGCCTTAAAACCTCAGTGCTAGGTGAAAAAACGCAGTACAGTTGTGGACCGCATAGGATGCAGTGCAATCAATCTCCTAGAAAACCTGTTTTTTTACGCAGAACCAATTTATTGTCACCGGCAAAATTTATGTTCCATGGAGCTTGGCAAACAAATGGCCGATAAAGTCGTACCACACTTCCACAACAGCAACGGTGTAGAAGCCATCAAAATTGGCGCCAAAGAGTTCATGTGTATCGGCGCAAAGCCACCATTGGATCACCCACATGTGTTCCTCGACATGGGTGCTGATGACAACGCGGTTTGCCCATACTGCTCTACCCTGTACCACTACGACGCCAGCCTGGGTTCTCACGAATCCAATCCAGCTGATTGCGTATGGACACCTGATGCGGCTTAACAGCCGTATCACTTAGACGATAAAACGAATAATCAGTAATCCCGCTGCAATGCCTGTTACCCCGTTTCAGGCAAAGCACGGCAGGAAAGCTGCGCAATGATACCAAGAAATATTGCTATCGCAGGAGCCGGGATCGCCGGCCTTACAGCTGCGCTATATCTCGCCCGTAAGGGCCACAGTGTTTTCCTGTTCGACGCTGCTCCAGAGCTTTCCGAGGTCGGCGCGGGAATTCAGTTGTCTCCCAATGCGATGAGATGCTTGCAGGCCCTTGGCTTGGGCCCTGCCCTCATGGCAAGAGCCGTTTCCCCTTCCAGCGTCAACATTCGCTCCGGTCAGGATGGCTCTCAGCTGGCAACAGTTCCTCTGGGACGGATCGCGGAAGACCGCTACGGCGCACCTTACTATGTGATCCACCGTGCAGATCTTCAGCAGCTCCTGCTCGAAGCTGTTCAGAACACGCCAGAAGTGACCCTGCGCCTCGACACCAAGATCGACAACGCTGAGATCAGTGGTGACACCGTTAAGCTGAACGGCGCTGCCTTTGCCTCTGGTATGGATGGCGTACCAGAGCTGTTTGATCTGCTCATCGGCGCAGATGGCGTGCGTTCCAGCATTCGCCAGAACACTCTGGGCGGAGCACCAGCAAAGCACACCGGCTTTGTGGCCTACCGCGCCACAGCAGAACC
Coding sequences:
- a CDS encoding alpha/beta fold hydrolase, whose amino-acid sequence is MNRGTHEFIGADGNRIVADRYGTEGQTVMMMHGGGQTRHSWGKTAEMIANAGMQAFCLDMRGHGDSAWVDGEKYFFSDFGADVAAAATQIHEETGIKPIAIGASLGGLASILAEGALRPGALAGVILVDVTPRLDEGGVNKILSFMAEKVEDGFGSVEEAADMIASYLPHRKRPKTLDGLSKNLRLREDGRYRWHWDPRFITHHADRADMKEQVQSQLLEAAANLKVPSMLVRGAASELVKQSHVDEFLELVPHAQFTDVKEAGHMVAGDVNDIFTAAIMPFLKEYQAAA
- a CDS encoding alpha/beta fold hydrolase; the encoded protein is MPIFNNNDRPIAYLDEGEGDPILLIHGFASNKFVNWVYPGWVDLLVKDGRRVIAIDNRGHGESYKYYNGEDYGAPVMAEDALKLLDHLYIDKADLLGYSMGTRISAFCALQAPDRVRSLTLGGMGYGLISGVGNPEPIIEGLLADKISDVKDRTGRAFRAFAEQTKSDRRALAACMQSARKPISEDMVSTIMAPTLVAVGTNDDVAGDPKALADLMPNASYLEITNRDHMTAVGDKIFKKGTLEFLEQFS
- a CDS encoding zinc-finger domain-containing protein, encoding MADKVVPHFHNSNGVEAIKIGAKEFMCIGAKPPLDHPHVFLDMGADDNAVCPYCSTLYHYDASLGSHESNPADCVWTPDAA